One genomic window of Paraburkholderia phytofirmans PsJN includes the following:
- the prpR gene encoding propionate catabolism operon regulatory protein PrpR, with product MSTPPFEPVQRPRIWAVSISRLRDLFFDIAGEYVERADLRIVSHGFEDAVREIDAAGAGRPDVVIAGGSNGAYLKTRVSVPVVLIGPTGFDVMHALARARRDGAKVALVTHGNTPDEVRRFVAAYALDVTFASYQSAQHAESVVLDLRDRGIDVVVGPGMVTDLAANAGMGAVFLYSRASVRAAFDTALEVAQATRRETIRRQRLDNLLQHLRDGVVALDAQGRVEAMNQRLAGVLGLEAAKAVGRVLLELAPDLAGSLPDADGDALCTVRGVSYVVHRGPLASSSAAAGTVLTFQESRAVERLDRTLRSRQRVQQFSARYRLDDIVGASDSIERVRALVRRYARSDATVLILGESGTGKEMVAQSMHQLSPRRDFAFVAINCGAFPEALLESELFGYEEGAFTGARKGGKAGLIEVAHRGTLFLDEIGEMPLSLQSRLLRVLQEREVVRLGSTEPTRVDIRVVAATHRALTEGIEAGSFRADLYYRLNILSIALPPLRERPTDLLPLAVELLLQAAAREPRLAARLPDAAAAERLLATLAEPLKRYAWPGNVRELQNVIERIAVELADVDVDADANADVGAISAGAAAPVLTRDMLRTVAPEIVEPHARTKKAALTLRERSRHVEADEIRAALAAHDGDRDAVCEALGISKTTLWRKLSATQ from the coding sequence TTGAGCACACCTCCTTTCGAACCCGTCCAGCGCCCCCGCATCTGGGCCGTGAGTATCAGCCGCCTGCGCGATCTGTTTTTCGACATCGCGGGCGAATACGTGGAACGCGCGGACCTGCGCATCGTCTCGCACGGTTTCGAAGACGCCGTGCGCGAGATCGACGCCGCAGGCGCCGGTCGCCCGGATGTCGTGATTGCCGGCGGCTCGAACGGCGCGTATCTGAAGACACGCGTGTCGGTGCCGGTCGTGTTGATCGGCCCGACCGGCTTCGACGTGATGCATGCGCTCGCGCGGGCGCGACGCGACGGAGCAAAGGTCGCCCTCGTTACGCACGGCAACACGCCTGACGAAGTGCGCCGCTTCGTCGCCGCCTACGCGCTCGACGTCACCTTCGCCTCTTATCAATCGGCGCAGCACGCGGAGAGCGTCGTGCTCGATCTGCGCGATCGCGGCATCGACGTGGTGGTCGGTCCTGGAATGGTCACCGATCTCGCGGCGAATGCCGGCATGGGTGCGGTGTTCCTGTACTCGCGCGCGTCGGTGCGCGCGGCCTTCGACACCGCGCTCGAAGTCGCGCAGGCCACGCGGCGCGAAACGATCCGGCGTCAACGGCTCGACAATCTGCTGCAGCATCTGCGCGACGGCGTCGTCGCGCTCGACGCGCAAGGCCGCGTCGAAGCGATGAACCAGCGCCTCGCCGGCGTGCTCGGCCTCGAAGCGGCGAAGGCCGTGGGCCGCGTGCTGCTCGAACTCGCGCCCGATCTCGCGGGCAGCCTGCCGGACGCGGACGGCGACGCGTTGTGTACGGTGCGTGGCGTGAGCTATGTCGTGCATCGCGGGCCGCTGGCGAGCAGCAGCGCGGCGGCGGGCACGGTGCTGACGTTTCAGGAATCGCGCGCGGTCGAGCGGCTCGACCGCACCTTGCGTTCACGCCAGCGCGTGCAGCAGTTCAGCGCGCGTTACCGGCTCGACGATATTGTCGGCGCGTCCGATTCGATCGAACGCGTGCGCGCGCTGGTGCGGCGCTATGCCCGTTCGGACGCCACCGTGCTGATTCTCGGCGAGAGCGGCACGGGCAAGGAAATGGTCGCGCAGAGCATGCATCAGTTGAGCCCACGGCGCGACTTCGCATTCGTCGCGATCAATTGCGGCGCGTTTCCCGAGGCGCTGCTGGAGAGCGAACTGTTCGGCTACGAGGAAGGCGCGTTCACCGGCGCGCGCAAGGGCGGCAAAGCGGGATTGATCGAAGTCGCGCACCGCGGCACGCTGTTTCTCGATGAAATCGGCGAAATGCCGCTGTCGCTGCAAAGCCGGCTTCTGCGCGTGCTGCAGGAACGTGAAGTCGTGCGGCTCGGATCGACGGAGCCGACACGTGTGGATATTCGCGTGGTCGCGGCGACGCATCGCGCGTTGACCGAGGGCATCGAAGCAGGCAGCTTTCGCGCGGACCTCTACTATCGGCTCAACATTCTGAGCATCGCGCTGCCGCCGCTGCGCGAACGGCCGACCGACCTGCTGCCGCTCGCCGTCGAACTGCTGCTGCAAGCCGCCGCGCGCGAACCGAGGCTCGCGGCGCGCCTGCCGGACGCGGCCGCCGCCGAGCGCCTGCTCGCCACGCTCGCCGAACCGCTCAAGCGCTACGCGTGGCCCGGCAATGTGCGTGAATTGCAGAACGTGATCGAACGGATCGCGGTCGAACTCGCCGATGTGGATGTGGATGCAGACGCAAATGCGGACGTGGGCGCAATATCAGCAGGCGCCGCCGCACCCGTTCTCACCCGCGACATGTTGCGCACGGTCGCGCCTGAAATCGTCGAGCCGCACGCGCGCACGAAAAAAGCCGCGCTAACCCTGCGCGAACGCAGCCGTCACGTGGAAGCCGACGAAATCCGCGCCGCGCTCGCCGCGCACGACGGCGACCGCGACGCGGTCTGCGAGGCGCTCGGCATCAGCAAGACGACGTTATGGCGGAAGCTGAGCGCGACGCAGTAG
- a CDS encoding helix-turn-helix domain-containing protein codes for MKQSVSLNAARAFIEDHFDEPVTLAQLAALSALSVSRFATVFRQQYGSSPYRYLCGLRIQRAQTLLLEGVPGSVVATEVGFFDQSHFGRHFKRCCGMTPSMFIARAGVNAARHGGASGLSGLNGLSSAPTASRSASAITSSC; via the coding sequence ATGAAACAGTCCGTCAGTCTCAATGCGGCCCGCGCGTTCATCGAAGACCATTTCGACGAACCCGTGACGCTCGCCCAGCTTGCCGCGCTGTCCGCGCTCAGCGTGTCGCGCTTCGCCACGGTGTTCCGGCAGCAATACGGATCGTCGCCCTACCGGTATCTGTGCGGGCTGCGGATTCAGCGTGCGCAGACGCTGCTGCTCGAAGGTGTGCCGGGATCGGTGGTGGCGACGGAGGTTGGGTTCTTCGATCAAAGCCACTTTGGCCGCCATTTCAAGCGATGCTGCGGCATGACGCCCAGCATGTTCATCGCGCGCGCCGGGGTCAACGCGGCGCGGCATGGCGGCGCGAGCGGCTTGAGTGGCTTGAATGGCTTGAGTAGCGCGCCTACTGCGTCGCGCTCAGCTTCCGCCATAACGTCGTCTTGCTGA
- a CDS encoding NAD(P)/FAD-dependent oxidoreductase has protein sequence MNATTRNEADVIVIGGGIMGTTTAFFLRRRNRSVILLERGLTGQQASGVNFGGVRRQGRALSQLAMANRALRTWQRSTELLGEDVEFLPSGHTRVCYHQKDVENFEQYAIDARAYGLELEVLHGEALFRRFPFLGREVLAASISPLDGHANPRLAAPAFGRAAARLGAQVIEDTEIVRVEKDGERFRVESARGDVYWAAQLVICAGAWASRLAEQFGESAPLTTRGPQMCVTEPVPYVFKSSMGVFTSIKEESIYFRQIPRGNIIVGGGPPGPADAVTSRASVLPINTVRQLAQMRRLVPALAPLHVIRVWSGVESYLPDSEPVIGPSSQVDGLFYAFGFSGSGFQIGPGVGETLAELVDTGTTPIPLDAFSIRRFAKQPAARSTIVTS, from the coding sequence ATGAACGCGACGACCCGCAACGAAGCCGATGTGATCGTGATCGGCGGCGGCATCATGGGAACGACGACAGCGTTCTTCCTGCGCCGGCGCAACCGCTCGGTGATTTTGCTCGAACGCGGACTCACCGGCCAGCAGGCGAGCGGCGTGAACTTCGGCGGCGTTCGCCGTCAGGGCCGTGCGTTATCGCAACTGGCGATGGCGAACCGCGCGCTGCGCACATGGCAACGCTCGACGGAACTGCTCGGCGAGGACGTCGAGTTTCTGCCGTCGGGACATACGCGCGTGTGCTACCACCAGAAGGACGTCGAGAACTTCGAGCAGTACGCGATCGATGCGCGCGCCTACGGTCTCGAACTCGAAGTGCTGCACGGCGAAGCGTTGTTCAGGCGTTTTCCGTTTCTCGGCCGCGAGGTGCTGGCGGCTTCGATCTCGCCACTCGACGGCCACGCCAATCCGCGTCTCGCCGCGCCCGCGTTCGGTCGCGCGGCGGCCCGGCTGGGCGCGCAGGTGATCGAGGACACGGAAATCGTACGCGTCGAAAAAGACGGCGAACGGTTTCGCGTGGAAAGCGCGCGCGGTGACGTGTACTGGGCGGCGCAACTCGTGATCTGCGCCGGAGCGTGGGCGAGCCGGCTGGCTGAGCAGTTCGGCGAATCCGCGCCGCTCACCACGCGCGGGCCGCAAATGTGCGTGACGGAGCCGGTGCCGTACGTGTTCAAGTCGTCGATGGGCGTGTTTACGTCGATCAAGGAGGAGAGCATTTATTTTCGGCAGATTCCGCGCGGCAATATCATCGTCGGCGGAGGTCCGCCCGGTCCCGCCGACGCGGTGACGAGCCGCGCTTCGGTGTTGCCGATCAACACCGTGCGGCAACTTGCGCAGATGCGCCGGCTCGTGCCGGCATTGGCGCCGCTGCATGTGATTCGCGTGTGGAGCGGCGTGGAAAGCTATCTGCCCGACAGCGAACCGGTGATCGGTCCGAGCAGTCAGGTCGACGGTCTGTTCTACGCGTTCGGCTTCAGCGGCTCGGGGTTTCAGATCGGCCCGGGCGTCGGCGAAACGCTGGCGGAACTCGTCGATACGGGCACTACGCCGATTCCTCTCGACGCGTTTTCCATCCGGCGTTTCGCGAAACAGCCGGCGGCCCGCTCGACCATCGTGACGTCATGA
- a CDS encoding FAD/NAD(P)-dependent oxidoreductase gives MAPRVVVIGAGPAGVRAAQALAEAGLRPVVIDEGRRDGGQIYRRQPEGFSRSYETLYGTEAERATSLHQSFDALKSRIDYLPETLVWNISPNAVHLVSGTRYRSLAFDALIVCSGATDRLMPVKGWHQAGTYSLGGAQVALKSQGCAIGSRIVMMGSGPLLYLVAAQYVKAGAQVAAVLDTSTFMQRVAALPRLLAIPAALRKGIALTRVLAHARVPVHRGVEPLEIKGSAQDGVSAVEVALPGGKRLEFKCDAVALGYHLRPETQLADLAGCRFVFDENAQQWLPQIDADGRSSIKGVYLAGDGARVRGADAAERSGRLAALAALEDHGIAVDGVEHLRAELARFSRFAQGLRGAFPWPAKFAASLPDETIVCRCEAITAGELRRVVQATGAKEANRAKAFSRVGMGRCQGRYCGHAGAEIIAAAACVPLSSVGRLRGQAPVKPLPVALTEVASEVVSEAVSAEVSK, from the coding sequence ATGGCCCCGCGCGTAGTCGTCATCGGCGCTGGGCCGGCGGGGGTGCGCGCCGCGCAGGCGCTCGCGGAAGCGGGGCTGCGGCCTGTCGTGATCGACGAAGGCCGGCGCGACGGCGGGCAGATTTATCGACGTCAACCGGAAGGGTTTTCGCGCAGCTATGAGACGCTCTATGGCACCGAGGCCGAGCGTGCCACGTCGCTGCATCAGAGCTTCGATGCGTTGAAGAGCCGGATCGACTATTTGCCGGAAACGCTGGTCTGGAACATCTCGCCGAACGCCGTGCATCTGGTGAGCGGCACGCGGTATCGGTCGCTCGCCTTCGACGCGTTGATCGTTTGCAGCGGTGCGACGGATCGGCTAATGCCGGTTAAGGGCTGGCATCAGGCCGGCACTTATAGCCTCGGCGGCGCGCAGGTCGCGCTGAAGTCGCAAGGCTGCGCGATCGGCTCGCGCATCGTGATGATGGGCAGCGGCCCGCTGTTGTATCTCGTGGCCGCGCAGTACGTGAAGGCGGGCGCGCAGGTTGCCGCGGTGCTCGACACTTCGACGTTCATGCAACGCGTGGCCGCGTTGCCGCGCCTGCTGGCGATTCCCGCCGCGCTCAGAAAAGGCATTGCGTTGACGCGCGTGCTGGCCCACGCGCGCGTGCCGGTTCATCGCGGCGTGGAGCCGCTCGAAATCAAAGGCTCGGCGCAAGACGGCGTGAGCGCGGTCGAAGTCGCCTTGCCCGGTGGCAAGCGCCTCGAATTCAAGTGCGATGCCGTCGCGCTCGGTTATCACCTGCGGCCCGAAACGCAACTCGCGGACCTCGCGGGCTGCCGCTTCGTGTTCGACGAAAACGCCCAGCAGTGGCTGCCGCAGATCGATGCCGACGGCCGCAGCAGCATCAAGGGCGTCTATCTTGCGGGCGACGGCGCGCGAGTACGCGGCGCGGATGCAGCGGAGCGCTCGGGCCGTCTCGCGGCGCTGGCCGCATTGGAGGACCACGGTATAGCGGTGGACGGCGTGGAGCACTTGCGCGCCGAACTCGCACGCTTCTCGCGATTTGCCCAAGGTCTGCGTGGAGCGTTTCCGTGGCCGGCGAAATTCGCCGCGTCGCTGCCGGACGAAACGATCGTCTGCCGTTGCGAAGCGATCACGGCGGGCGAATTGCGTCGCGTGGTGCAGGCGACCGGCGCTAAAGAAGCCAATCGCGCGAAGGCGTTTTCGCGCGTCGGCATGGGTCGTTGCCAGGGGCGCTATTGCGGCCACGCAGGCGCGGAAATCATCGCGGCGGCGGCATGTGTGCCGCTGTCTTCCGTGGGACGGCTGCGCGGCCAGGCGCCGGTCAAACCGCTGCCGGTGGCGCTGACCGAAGTAGCAAGCGAAGTAGTAAGCGAAGCGGTAAGCGCCGAGGTGAGCAAATGA
- a CDS encoding (2Fe-2S)-binding protein, producing the protein MSGRFVRVAETGRKTFPITVDGVVREAAEGDTLMVALLTSTATLRDSEFGDGRRAGFCLMGACQDCWVWTAQGERVRACSTPALPGMSIVTKLAQAGEGEWPRA; encoded by the coding sequence ATGAGCGGACGGTTTGTACGCGTCGCGGAAACGGGCCGCAAGACCTTTCCGATCACCGTGGACGGCGTCGTGCGCGAGGCCGCCGAAGGCGACACGCTGATGGTCGCGCTGCTCACCAGCACCGCCACGCTGCGCGACTCCGAATTCGGCGATGGCCGGCGCGCCGGTTTCTGTCTGATGGGCGCGTGCCAGGACTGCTGGGTGTGGACCGCGCAAGGCGAGCGCGTGCGCGCGTGCAGCACGCCCGCGCTGCCCGGCATGTCGATCGTCACGAAGCTGGCGCAAGCCGGGGAGGGTGAATGGCCCCGCGCGTAG
- a CDS encoding ABC transporter ATP-binding protein, whose translation MAERDMIEVKGLRVVAGAAPGPVTEIVKGVDFSVKKGEVLALIGESGSGKTTIALSLLGYARAGCAISGGSVRVGEVEVLSLDAKGRRALRARTVAYVAQSASAGFNPARTIMDQVIEPALLHRLMSKEAASAKAIGLFRSLALPAPETIGERYPHQVSGGQLQRLMAAMALITDPAVVVFDEPTTALDVTTQIEVLAAFKKVIRELGTTAVYVSHDLAVVAQMADRIVVLNGGAVKENGAVAQVLDAPVDAYTRQLLAATRRPEAVLTLPQNPGKHVPPLLEIRGLSAGYGRIDRQGAPAVRVLDDVSLSIPRGSTLGVIGESGSGKTTLARVVAGLVDRARGEVLFNGEPLNAQISRRTPEQYRQIQIVFQNADTALNPSHSIADILGRPLAFYHHLRGSAAKKRMLDLLDLVKLPASIATRTPAGLSGGQKQRVNLARALAAEPALILCDEVTSALDTVVGAAILDLLAELRRELGVSYMFISHDISTVRAICDEVIVLYAGHRVEAGQREVLAAPPYHPYTGLLVDSVPALKPGWLDARRDIVATALPAMGESADIAELCSFRARCPVRIDGKCNVTPPSLKKLPSGAEILCHHPAAELNRLQTVEATPA comes from the coding sequence ATGGCTGAGCGCGACATGATTGAAGTGAAGGGCCTGAGAGTCGTCGCAGGTGCGGCGCCGGGGCCGGTGACGGAGATCGTCAAGGGCGTCGATTTCTCGGTGAAGAAGGGCGAAGTGCTCGCGCTGATCGGCGAGTCCGGTTCGGGCAAGACCACCATCGCGCTGTCGCTGCTCGGCTATGCGCGCGCGGGCTGCGCGATCAGCGGCGGGTCGGTGCGCGTCGGCGAGGTCGAGGTGTTGTCGCTCGATGCAAAGGGGCGCCGCGCGCTGCGCGCGCGCACCGTCGCGTACGTCGCGCAGAGCGCCTCGGCCGGCTTCAATCCGGCGCGCACGATCATGGATCAGGTCATCGAACCGGCGCTGCTGCATCGCCTGATGTCGAAAGAAGCGGCGTCCGCCAAGGCGATCGGACTGTTCCGTTCGCTCGCGCTGCCCGCGCCGGAAACTATTGGCGAGCGCTATCCGCACCAGGTATCCGGCGGTCAGTTGCAGCGCCTGATGGCGGCGATGGCCTTGATCACCGATCCGGCCGTCGTCGTGTTCGACGAGCCGACCACCGCGCTCGACGTCACCACGCAGATCGAAGTGCTCGCGGCCTTCAAGAAGGTGATTCGCGAACTCGGCACCACGGCTGTGTACGTGTCGCACGATCTGGCGGTGGTCGCGCAAATGGCGGACCGCATCGTCGTGTTGAACGGCGGCGCGGTGAAGGAGAACGGCGCGGTCGCGCAAGTGCTCGACGCGCCCGTGGATGCGTACACGCGCCAGTTGCTGGCCGCGACGCGGCGTCCGGAAGCCGTGCTGACGTTGCCGCAAAACCCTGGCAAGCACGTGCCGCCGCTGCTGGAGATTCGCGGACTGTCGGCGGGCTATGGACGCATCGACCGGCAAGGCGCGCCTGCCGTGCGCGTGCTCGACGACGTCAGTCTGTCGATTCCGCGCGGCAGCACGCTCGGCGTGATCGGCGAATCCGGCTCCGGCAAGACGACGCTCGCGCGTGTGGTGGCGGGGCTGGTCGACCGGGCGCGCGGCGAGGTGCTGTTCAACGGTGAGCCGTTGAACGCGCAAATCTCCCGCCGCACGCCGGAGCAGTATCGGCAAATCCAGATCGTGTTTCAGAACGCCGATACGGCGCTCAATCCGAGCCATTCGATCGCCGATATTCTGGGGCGGCCTCTTGCGTTCTATCACCATCTGCGCGGCTCGGCCGCGAAGAAACGCATGCTGGACCTGCTCGATCTGGTGAAGCTGCCGGCTTCGATCGCCACGCGCACGCCGGCCGGACTCTCCGGCGGCCAGAAGCAGCGTGTGAATCTGGCGCGCGCGCTCGCCGCCGAGCCTGCGTTGATACTGTGCGACGAAGTGACATCCGCGTTGGACACGGTGGTCGGCGCCGCGATTCTCGATCTGCTCGCCGAATTGCGGCGCGAACTGGGCGTGTCGTACATGTTCATCAGCCACGATATTTCGACGGTGCGCGCGATCTGCGACGAAGTGATCGTGCTGTACGCGGGACATCGCGTGGAAGCGGGGCAGCGCGAGGTGCTGGCGGCGCCGCCGTATCACCCGTACACGGGCTTGTTGGTCGATTCGGTGCCGGCGTTGAAACCCGGCTGGCTCGACGCGCGCCGCGACATCGTCGCGACCGCCCTGCCGGCGATGGGCGAGAGCGCCGACATCGCCGAGTTGTGCTCGTTCCGCGCGCGCTGCCCGGTGCGTATCGACGGCAAGTGCAACGTGACGCCGCCTTCGTTGAAGAAGCTGCCTTCGGGCGCGGAGATTCTGTGCCACCATCCGGCCGCCGAACTGAACCGTTTGCAGACCGTGGAGGCGACCCCGGCATGA
- a CDS encoding ABC transporter permease — MMSQPTNPHHVPHAGTELYDVRRDELVVEPAPVEVAPLKQGVFKRLVHRFSVLGLIGLLMVAFWLLVAFIGPLVAPYKGGALTSTEIFGRYSAAYPLGTDYLGRDMLSRILYGARYTVGLALAAAVLASVIGTFFGLLAAVSGRVVDEILSRLFDALISIPSKVLALVVIAAFGSSIPMLTTVAAAAYIPGAFRISRSLAVNVMSLEYVQVARARGEGIFYIARVEVLPNMIHPMLADFGLRFVFIVLLLSGLSFLGLGVQPPNADWGSLVRENIGGLSEGAPAVLMPAIAIATLTIGMNLLIDNLRRRSRKHGGA, encoded by the coding sequence ATGATGAGCCAACCTACCAATCCCCACCATGTTCCTCACGCCGGCACGGAGCTGTACGACGTGCGCCGCGACGAACTGGTCGTCGAGCCTGCGCCTGTCGAAGTGGCGCCGCTGAAACAGGGCGTGTTCAAACGTCTCGTGCACCGCTTTTCCGTACTCGGCCTGATCGGTCTGCTGATGGTGGCGTTCTGGCTGCTGGTCGCGTTCATCGGGCCGCTGGTCGCGCCGTATAAAGGCGGCGCGCTGACCTCGACGGAAATTTTCGGCCGTTACAGCGCGGCGTATCCGCTTGGCACCGACTATCTCGGCCGCGACATGCTGAGCCGGATTCTCTACGGCGCGCGCTACACCGTCGGCCTCGCGCTCGCTGCAGCAGTGCTCGCGAGTGTGATCGGCACGTTCTTCGGGCTGCTCGCGGCGGTGTCGGGCCGTGTGGTCGATGAAATTCTGAGCCGCCTGTTCGACGCGCTGATTTCGATTCCGAGCAAGGTGCTCGCGCTCGTCGTGATCGCCGCGTTCGGGTCGTCGATTCCGATGCTGACGACGGTCGCCGCGGCCGCCTACATTCCCGGCGCGTTCCGCATTTCGCGCTCGCTCGCGGTGAACGTGATGAGCCTCGAATACGTGCAGGTGGCTCGGGCGCGCGGCGAAGGCATCTTCTATATTGCGCGGGTCGAGGTGCTGCCCAACATGATCCATCCGATGCTCGCCGATTTCGGCCTGCGCTTCGTGTTCATCGTGCTGCTGCTGAGCGGGTTGAGCTTCCTCGGCCTCGGCGTGCAACCGCCGAACGCCGATTGGGGTTCGCTCGTGCGCGAGAACATCGGCGGCTTGTCGGAAGGCGCGCCCGCCGTGCTGATGCCGGCCATCGCGATCGCGACGCTGACCATCGGCATGAATCTGCTGATCGACAACTTGCGGCGTCGCAGCCGCAAGCATGGAGGTGCGTGA
- a CDS encoding ABC transporter permease produces the protein MKAHAQRLIAARLGLALLTLLLVSAVVFAVTGLLPGDAAQQALGQAATPEAVAALRHQFGLDQPALQRYLVWLLHVVSGNFGISLSNNLPVSQLIATRLPNSLVLAGLTAVVSVPVALLIGISSAMFRGSLLDRTLNVLTLSTVAVPEFLIATIAVLIFAVKLRWLPALSYLSEVHSFGALLRIYAMPVMTLCCVLVAQMARMTRAAVLDQLNSSYVEMALLKGASPVRVVWRHVLPNTIGPIANAVALSLSYLFGGVVIVESIFNYPGLASLMVDAVTNRDMPLVQGCVMVFCAAYLVLVLIADLCQIVSNPRLRR, from the coding sequence ATGAAAGCACATGCGCAACGTCTCATCGCCGCGCGCCTTGGCCTCGCGCTGCTTACGCTGCTGCTGGTGTCGGCAGTCGTGTTCGCCGTCACCGGGCTGCTGCCCGGCGACGCGGCCCAGCAGGCGCTTGGCCAGGCGGCAACCCCCGAAGCCGTGGCTGCCCTGCGGCATCAGTTCGGCCTCGACCAGCCCGCGCTGCAACGCTACCTGGTGTGGCTGCTTCATGTGGTCAGCGGCAACTTCGGCATCTCGCTGTCGAACAATCTGCCCGTCAGTCAACTGATCGCGACGCGTCTGCCGAACTCGCTGGTGCTGGCCGGACTGACGGCGGTGGTCTCGGTGCCGGTAGCGCTGCTGATCGGCATTTCGTCGGCGATGTTCCGCGGCTCGCTCCTCGACCGCACGCTCAACGTGCTGACGCTCTCCACGGTCGCGGTGCCGGAATTCCTGATCGCCACCATCGCGGTGCTGATCTTCGCGGTGAAGCTGCGCTGGCTGCCGGCGCTGTCGTATCTGTCGGAAGTGCATTCGTTCGGCGCGCTGCTGCGCATCTACGCGATGCCGGTGATGACGCTGTGCTGCGTGCTGGTCGCGCAGATGGCGCGCATGACGCGCGCCGCGGTGCTCGATCAGCTCAATTCGTCGTACGTGGAAATGGCCTTGCTCAAGGGCGCCTCGCCGGTGCGCGTGGTGTGGCGGCATGTGTTGCCGAACACCATCGGACCGATCGCCAATGCCGTGGCGCTGAGCTTGTCGTATCTGTTCGGCGGCGTGGTGATCGTCGAGTCGATCTTCAATTATCCCGGCCTCGCGAGCCTGATGGTGGACGCGGTGACCAACCGCGACATGCCGCTCGTGCAGGGCTGCGTCATGGTGTTCTGCGCGGCGTATCTGGTGCTCGTGCTGATCGCCGACCTGTGTCAAATCGTATCCAACCCGAGGCTGCGTCGATGA
- a CDS encoding ABC transporter substrate-binding protein — translation MNKENSQHGALHLGSELERLTAKGASRRGVLRAMAAAGMMSVTGAGLLTASGEALAQATPRQGGKIRVATQSASAADTLDPAKGSLGTDYARGFMFYNCLTELDSHLGAKMSLATSLDTKDATVWVVKLRNGVQFHDGKALAPADVVYSIMRHKDPATASKAKTLADQIKDVKATGPNEVTITLVGPNADLPVILATSHFQIIKDGTKDFKTAIGTGPFKVKEFSPGVRTIGVRNEKYWKPGLPHLDEVELIGIGDESARVNALLSGDVQLINAVSPRSTTQIKAASGFSVLETKSGVYTDLIVRDDGGITGNDDFRRGMMYLQDREQMRRAIFQGYGTIGNDQPIDPTNKYYLAGLPQRAFDPDKAKFHFQKAKVGSAPIQIFASPAAEGSVEMAMFLQQVAPQAGLNLQVSRVPADGYWSNHWMKHPLGFGNINARPSADVIFTQFFKSDAPWNEANWKSPKFDQLLLQARGEPDDVKRKQLYGDMQVLVHETGGIGIPLFQSSLDAYPNKLKGLGSIPLAGLMGYMFAENVWLEA, via the coding sequence ATGAATAAGGAAAACTCGCAACATGGCGCTCTTCATCTCGGCAGCGAGCTGGAGCGGTTGACTGCCAAAGGTGCGTCGCGGCGCGGTGTGCTGCGCGCGATGGCGGCAGCCGGGATGATGTCGGTGACGGGCGCCGGCCTGCTGACCGCGAGCGGTGAGGCCCTGGCGCAAGCCACCCCCAGGCAGGGCGGCAAGATCCGCGTGGCGACGCAGTCGGCCTCCGCGGCTGATACGCTCGATCCCGCGAAGGGCTCGCTCGGCACCGATTACGCTCGTGGCTTCATGTTCTACAACTGCCTGACCGAACTCGACTCGCATCTCGGCGCGAAGATGTCGCTGGCGACCTCGCTCGATACGAAAGACGCCACCGTGTGGGTCGTCAAGCTGCGCAACGGTGTGCAGTTCCACGACGGCAAAGCGCTCGCGCCGGCGGACGTGGTCTACTCGATCATGCGCCACAAGGATCCGGCCACGGCCTCCAAGGCGAAGACGCTCGCCGATCAGATCAAGGACGTGAAGGCCACGGGCCCGAACGAAGTGACGATCACGCTGGTCGGTCCGAACGCCGATCTGCCGGTGATCCTTGCCACCTCGCATTTCCAGATCATCAAGGACGGCACCAAGGATTTCAAAACGGCGATCGGCACTGGCCCGTTCAAGGTCAAGGAATTCTCGCCGGGCGTGCGCACGATCGGCGTGAGGAACGAGAAGTACTGGAAGCCGGGCCTGCCGCACCTCGACGAAGTCGAACTGATCGGCATCGGCGACGAATCGGCGCGCGTGAACGCGCTGCTTTCCGGCGACGTGCAGCTGATCAACGCGGTGAGCCCGCGTTCGACCACGCAGATCAAGGCTGCGAGCGGCTTCTCGGTGCTGGAGACGAAGAGCGGCGTGTACACCGACCTGATCGTGCGCGACGATGGCGGCATTACCGGCAACGACGATTTCCGTCGCGGCATGATGTACCTGCAGGACCGCGAGCAGATGCGCCGCGCGATCTTCCAGGGTTACGGAACCATCGGCAACGATCAGCCTATCGATCCGACCAACAAGTACTACCTGGCCGGCTTGCCGCAGCGCGCCTTCGATCCGGACAAAGCGAAGTTCCATTTCCAGAAAGCCAAGGTGGGCAGCGCGCCCATCCAGATTTTCGCGTCGCCGGCGGCAGAAGGCTCGGTTGAAATGGCCATGTTCCTTCAGCAGGTCGCGCCGCAAGCCGGTCTGAATCTGCAGGTATCGCGCGTACCGGCCGACGGTTACTGGTCGAATCACTGGATGAAGCATCCGTTGGGTTTCGGCAATATCAACGCGCGGCCGAGCGCCGACGTGATCTTCACGCAGTTCTTCAAGTCGGACGCACCGTGGAACGAGGCGAACTGGAAGAGTCCGAAATTCGACCAGTTGCTGCTGCAGGCACGCGGCGAACCGGACGACGTCAAGCGCAAGCAGTTGTACGGTGACATGCAGGTGCTGGTACACGAAACGGGCGGCATCGGCATTCCGCTGTTCCAGAGTTCGCTCGACGCGTACCCGAACAAGCTCAAGGGCCTCGGTTCCATTCCTCTCGCCGGATTGATGGGCTACATGTTCGCGGAAAACGTCTGGCTCGAAGCCTGA